In Paractinoplanes brasiliensis, the following proteins share a genomic window:
- a CDS encoding putative bifunctional diguanylate cyclase/phosphodiesterase encodes MRFLRAPRVIPAVLAVLLAGLAGYAVLANWQQAQRVRAVAAAGNDTHAYHAASFALASEMAKLQATMLVRDGEERYELLTAHDRTIAAMARMAALDSPHTNNADAVAEQHRNLRTVLAAFLAQIDRGDRGAAQVTLEEVLEPEYISMTNSLIDEQNEHLADYERKQAGSLRDSRNSVVVVLVVFVFGLVVMAGLGLSTRALRRQVEAMAATDRLTGLRNRTAFTKRAAQAVADGRPTVLVVNVDGFRDVNEQLGDRIGDLLLVEAGRRLRSLVRSGDDVVARLGGDEFAVLLHDEDPQIGETIAGRLTEAFDRSFVLDEVTVDLEVSIGAHTAGEGEDVAAVLRHADTAMHEAKQHRAGFHRYREEQRQDVAARLSLLGDLRRALDDPDQLTLNYQPKVTVGGGELVGVEALARWNHPERGPISPDEFIPVLEVTNLMHRFTERVLTIALRQARAWLDAGHRVPIAVNISARSLLDPDFPGRVAALLAETGVPGGLLSIEVTEYALMSDPDTAIEALDRLRAAGVKASIDDYGTGYSSMTYLKILPIAELKIDRSFVLDIAENNSSRALVASTVELGHRLGLTVVAEGVEDAAAVEALREIGCDTAQGYHFAKPMTAGALTEQLSHTLQTA; translated from the coding sequence GTGCGGTTCCTGCGCGCGCCTCGCGTGATCCCGGCGGTGCTGGCTGTCCTGCTGGCCGGCCTGGCCGGTTACGCCGTACTGGCAAACTGGCAGCAGGCGCAGCGGGTGCGTGCCGTGGCCGCGGCCGGCAACGACACCCACGCCTACCACGCGGCCTCGTTCGCGCTGGCCTCCGAGATGGCGAAGCTGCAGGCCACGATGCTGGTGCGGGACGGCGAGGAGCGGTACGAGCTGCTCACGGCCCACGACCGTACGATCGCCGCCATGGCCCGGATGGCGGCGCTCGACTCCCCCCACACCAACAACGCCGACGCCGTGGCCGAGCAGCACCGCAACCTGCGCACGGTGCTGGCCGCGTTCCTGGCCCAGATCGACCGCGGCGACCGGGGCGCGGCCCAGGTGACCCTCGAGGAGGTGCTCGAACCCGAGTACATCTCGATGACGAACAGCCTGATCGACGAGCAGAACGAGCACCTCGCCGACTACGAGCGCAAACAGGCCGGTTCGCTCCGCGACTCGCGCAACTCGGTCGTCGTGGTCCTCGTGGTGTTCGTGTTCGGCCTGGTCGTGATGGCCGGCCTGGGCCTGTCCACCCGGGCCCTGCGCAGGCAGGTCGAGGCGATGGCCGCCACCGACCGGCTGACCGGGCTGCGCAACCGCACCGCCTTCACCAAACGGGCCGCGCAGGCCGTCGCGGACGGCCGGCCCACCGTGCTCGTCGTCAACGTGGACGGCTTCCGCGACGTCAACGAGCAGCTCGGGGACCGCATCGGCGACCTGCTGCTGGTCGAGGCGGGCCGCCGGCTGAGGTCGCTGGTGCGTTCCGGCGACGACGTGGTGGCCCGGCTCGGCGGCGACGAGTTCGCCGTCCTGCTGCACGACGAGGACCCGCAGATCGGCGAGACCATCGCGGGCCGGCTCACCGAGGCGTTCGACCGCTCGTTCGTGCTCGACGAGGTGACGGTCGACCTGGAGGTGAGCATCGGCGCCCACACGGCCGGCGAGGGTGAGGACGTGGCCGCCGTGCTGCGGCACGCCGACACCGCCATGCACGAGGCCAAGCAGCACCGCGCCGGGTTCCACCGCTACCGCGAGGAGCAGCGGCAGGACGTCGCGGCCCGCCTGTCGCTGCTGGGCGACCTGCGGCGGGCCCTGGACGACCCCGATCAGCTGACCCTCAACTACCAGCCCAAGGTGACCGTGGGCGGCGGCGAGCTGGTGGGCGTCGAGGCGCTGGCCCGCTGGAACCACCCGGAGCGCGGCCCGATCTCGCCGGACGAGTTCATCCCGGTCCTCGAGGTCACCAACCTCATGCACCGTTTCACCGAGCGCGTGCTGACGATCGCCCTGCGCCAGGCCCGCGCCTGGCTCGACGCCGGCCACCGGGTGCCGATCGCCGTCAACATCTCGGCCCGCAGCCTGCTCGACCCCGACTTCCCGGGGCGGGTGGCGGCGCTGCTCGCCGAGACCGGTGTGCCGGGCGGGCTGCTGTCGATCGAGGTTACCGAGTACGCCCTGATGAGCGACCCGGACACCGCGATCGAGGCGCTGGACCGGCTGCGCGCGGCCGGCGTCAAGGCATCGATCGACGACTACGGCACCGGCTACTCCTCGATGACGTACCTGAAGATCCTGCCGATCGCCGAACTGAAGATCGACCGCTCGTTCGTGCTGGACATCGCCGAGAACAACAGCAGCCGCGCCCTGGTCGCCTCGACGGTCGAGCTGGGCCACCGCCTCGGCCTGACCGTGGTGGCCGAGGGCGTCGAGGACGCGGCGGCGGTCGAGGCGCTGCGCGAGATCGGCTGCGACACGGCCCAGGGCTACCACTTCGCCAAGCCCATGACGGCGGGCGCGCTGACCGAGCAGCTGTCGCACACCCTGCAGACGGCCTGA
- a CDS encoding glycoside hydrolase family 16 protein: protein MRKSRFFIAATALVVALGAGLAVGSRSDTAEAAVVWNEDFNGPAGSGVDQSKWNFDVGGHGWGNEELQYYTNGTSNVAMNGQGQLVITARKGSGGNNCWNGACQFTSGRIQTSGKFTQQYGHIEARIQVPNGSGLWPAFWMLGGGNWPADGEIDIMEVVGREPNQLFGTLHGPGYSGGNAYGQLITSGTPWHQAFHTYAVDWSPNLIVWTVDGREFFRATPDSLRAAKGNVNWVFNHGFFIILNLAVGGNFGQGNPAGLPAESKMLIDYVHVSTSTTTPPPTGGGNALKSSLSGRCIDIPGANPADGSRLQTYDCNGTAAQQWTANGDGTMRAMGKCMDPAGGALANGTPIQLVTCNGNPVQRFTLSGAGDLVNVSANKCVDVKDRNTANGAQLQLWDCSGEPNQKWTRA from the coding sequence ATGCGTAAGTCCAGGTTCTTCATCGCGGCGACCGCCTTGGTGGTCGCCCTCGGAGCGGGCCTCGCGGTCGGCTCCCGCAGTGACACGGCCGAGGCGGCCGTCGTCTGGAACGAAGACTTCAACGGCCCGGCGGGCAGCGGTGTCGACCAGTCGAAATGGAACTTCGACGTCGGCGGCCACGGCTGGGGCAACGAGGAGTTGCAGTACTACACCAACGGCACCAGCAACGTCGCCATGAACGGGCAGGGCCAGCTCGTCATCACCGCCCGCAAGGGCAGCGGCGGCAACAACTGCTGGAACGGCGCCTGCCAGTTCACCTCGGGCCGCATCCAGACCTCGGGCAAGTTCACCCAGCAGTACGGGCACATCGAGGCGCGCATCCAGGTCCCCAACGGCTCCGGTCTGTGGCCCGCGTTCTGGATGCTCGGCGGCGGCAACTGGCCTGCCGACGGCGAGATCGACATCATGGAGGTCGTCGGCCGCGAGCCCAACCAGCTGTTCGGCACCCTGCACGGCCCCGGCTACTCCGGCGGCAACGCGTACGGCCAGCTGATCACCTCGGGGACCCCGTGGCACCAGGCCTTCCACACGTACGCCGTGGACTGGTCGCCCAACCTGATCGTGTGGACCGTGGACGGCCGGGAGTTCTTCCGCGCCACCCCCGACTCGCTGCGCGCCGCCAAGGGCAACGTCAACTGGGTCTTCAACCACGGCTTCTTCATCATCCTCAACCTGGCCGTGGGCGGGAACTTCGGGCAGGGCAACCCGGCCGGCCTGCCCGCCGAGAGCAAGATGCTGATCGACTACGTGCACGTCAGCACCTCCACCACCACGCCCCCGCCGACCGGTGGCGGCAACGCGCTCAAGTCCAGCCTGAGCGGCCGCTGCATCGACATCCCGGGCGCCAACCCGGCCGACGGGTCCCGCCTGCAGACGTACGACTGCAACGGCACCGCCGCCCAGCAGTGGACGGCCAACGGCGACGGCACGATGCGCGCCATGGGCAAGTGCATGGACCCGGCCGGCGGCGCGCTCGCCAACGGCACCCCGATCCAGCTGGTCACGTGCAACGGCAACCCGGTGCAGCGGTTCACCCTGTCGGGCGCCGGCGACCTGGTCAACGTGTCGGCCAACAAGTGCGTCGACGTGAAGGACCGCAACACCGCCAACGGCGCGCAGTTGCAGCTGTGGGACTGCAGCGGCGAGCCCAACCAGAAGTGGACCCGCGCCTGA
- a CDS encoding DUF6928 family protein translates to MGAKTAILAFTDGDLRQVLPGPAAPDPGPAEALLHKIFPGYAVTPAGVSTLDVTYPPEDVAHVAVLAGAELVCDQRLVLDRPSELPEHLIEAGAGRRIVLHGMHSVVDWLGFAVWEDGKLVRSLSLSPDGGIEENIGEPYEFERPYWAGEHPVEPMFPDQGPYPLPFHPLELGEEALRALFGFTIEGRREPADIDPDDVPVHVFRVTDPSGKEQETREAAAEQIRSGLGPLRIYQRGPDGDLREVSWNEFERQHPPDQF, encoded by the coding sequence ATGGGCGCGAAGACCGCGATACTCGCTTTCACCGACGGCGACCTACGGCAGGTGCTGCCGGGCCCGGCCGCGCCCGATCCGGGCCCGGCCGAGGCCCTCCTCCACAAGATTTTTCCTGGGTACGCGGTGACGCCGGCCGGTGTGAGCACGCTCGACGTGACCTACCCGCCGGAGGACGTCGCCCACGTCGCGGTGCTGGCCGGGGCCGAGCTCGTGTGCGATCAGCGGCTGGTGCTCGACCGCCCGTCCGAGCTGCCCGAGCACCTGATCGAGGCCGGGGCCGGGCGGCGGATCGTCCTGCACGGCATGCACTCGGTGGTTGACTGGCTCGGCTTCGCGGTCTGGGAGGACGGCAAGCTGGTCCGCTCGCTGAGCCTGTCGCCCGACGGCGGCATCGAGGAGAACATCGGCGAGCCGTACGAGTTCGAGCGCCCGTACTGGGCGGGCGAGCACCCGGTCGAGCCGATGTTCCCGGACCAGGGTCCGTACCCGTTGCCGTTCCACCCGCTGGAGCTGGGCGAGGAGGCTCTGCGCGCCCTGTTCGGTTTTACGATCGAGGGCCGCCGCGAGCCCGCCGACATCGACCCCGACGACGTGCCCGTGCACGTCTTCCGGGTCACCGACCCGTCCGGCAAGGAACAGGAGACCCGCGAGGCCGCCGCCGAGCAGATCCGGAGCGGCCTGGGCCCATTGCGGATCTACCAACGAGGCCCGGACGGCGACCTGCGCGAGGTCAGCTGGAACGAGTTCGAGAGGCAGCACCCGCCGGACCAGTTCTGA